From the genome of Triticum aestivum cultivar Chinese Spring chromosome 1A, IWGSC CS RefSeq v2.1, whole genome shotgun sequence:
CTGTACTGGAGATTGGTCTTTCAGTCTCCATGCCAATCCATGTCTAGCCTGACTGGACTCTTCCAACTTTTGTCAAGCTACGTTCCAAGTTTCATATTTGAAATAGCTTATGTTTTATAGTAAAGGCACACAAGTTTGCTGTTCAATATGACCATCAACTTATAACAATCTGTAGAACATCAGAATACTTATATGTTTCAGTTTTTGTAAATGATGAACAACAATATAATTTCATGCCTAAAATCACAGCTTGGGTTAAAGGCGTGTGATTTGTTTTCCTCCAGTTGCAACACACGTGCATTTTTGCTACATACTTTCTCTGTAAAGTAATGATCTGAACGcatttatatttctttacagagggagtactttcatCAGAAAAAAAGGAACGCACAGATATTTTAATTAGTTTTCTTTCATGTTGGCCTTAACTAACAAACATGTTCTCAGCAATTTCTCCACCTTTGCCATGGGATGGGAACCAAGCTTACACAATAGAGGCTATTGAGTTGTATTGTCAGGTCTGATTACGTATTTTGTATTTTACTTGAGAGTGAACCTCTAAGGCTGTACCTTCTTTTAAGTGCTAGCACTTAGAGATGATTTGAATTTTCCTCTTGTAAATGTCATGAGGCATGAGCCACAACCTCTCCGTAGAACATTAAAACAAACATTGATCTCCCTGTCATGAGGCATGGGCCACAACCTCTCCGTAGAACATTAAAACAAAACATTGATCTCCCTGTGGGTAAACAAACATTGACCTTTTGATTTATTTTTCCACTAGACGATTGTGGACCATGTGCAGAAGGAgcgtccattcaagcacattcTAGCAGGATGGTGTGCAAGTTCCTCTTTTTCTTAAGCTCAGGTTTCTCTTTCTTGCATGAGTTATTCTTAATTATTGAGTTGATTTGCAGGATTTACATCAGATTGGCACAATTTGATGAACTTGAATTGTTTTATTTGGCCATTAtatattttttgagtttttttgtttgcccgttgcaacgcacgggcacatttacTAGTACCTATTCAAACAAGGAGGGGTCTGCACATGCCAACGTCTGACCACCGAACAACCCCAGTGGCAAGTTCACGCAACGACAacaatcatcatcaatatcaagaGGCCTAGGTGAGGCGGAGTCGAATAGTTGCACGATAGGAAAAACACAATTTATTTAAGAGCATAATATGGTGCAAGGCACAGGTAGAAAGGATTTATTTTTTCGAGCCACAGATAAAATTGAGCACATACCATACAAAACAAGATGGCACAagcaggtactccctccttccgaaTTActtgttccgaattacttgtcgtaggTATGGAtatatttagatgtattttagttctagatacatctatttctgcgacgagtaatttagaacggagggagtagtaatattGTCTCATGGCTGTGCCCAACCTACAGAAGTATGCCCGCCAAAAAAATTGCCCCAATTACAACAAATAATGTGATTATTGTAACAACGTCAAGAGTACCACAGCAAATGTAAGCTACGGTAAAAATCGCTTAAAACTCTGTCTACCAAAAACAACCACGGGAGTGCAAAGCTGCTGGAAAGTTATTAAATGTGTCGAATAAGGATTGATACTCTCGTCTCCAACTGGAGATCTTATATGCCAATCTTCTTCTGGTACTTCTGGATTTGATTCAAGAAGAGCCACGTCATCTGCAAAAAGTAATCACATGAGTATGCTGCATTGTAACGGATTGGAAACAAATGGCTATGATTGTCTGCCATAGGCCTTGCGCTCTAAGCTAATCAGCGTTTACCATGACATGCGGGGCGATCCTGACACAATATACAGGGAAGCCGGAGTAGAACTTAAATGGGCCACCGGTCTTCAAGGTTTGCATGGCGCAGTCCAAAGACCCAGTGTATGGGTACTTGCCAGTGGCATCAGGTTGCATCTTCTGAATTTGTGTTTTCACGTAATCAAAGGGCAGACTGCAAGCAGCCGCACAGAATCCAGAAATGGCACTGGCTCCTGCAAACCAAAAGTTAGGAAATTTTGTAAGTTCACTGATTGGCCTATATAAAAGGAACATCAGCAAACGTCTTGTCCTAACAGTGTAAAGAATCTTAAACAGCAACGAAAAGAAAGAATCCTAAACAATAATCTTACCAATAACAGTCTGATATTCCCCAGCACCCAATTTGTCTCTGAACAGCTCAACACTTTGATCATAGGACGCAAGCATACCCATATTCAGTGACATGGCTCTCACCACAGTTGGGCCTGCACCCTTCCAAAGCGCAAGGACGCCTTCATCAGCGGTGATACGGTAGAGTGCATGGAATGCATTCTTGTAGTGACGCCGCTGTGCTGCTGGTAGGGTCGAGTCAGCTTGCATCCTAATGAGTGCCAAATCAGCAGGACTGCCCACACATGCGCCAATCGCTCCAGCAGTCAGACCAATAAAAGCTTTCTGAACAAGTGGCAATGGCTTCCCATCATTTGCCTCAATTGCTTTGTTTGTCAAAACCCTGACAAGAAATATTACCAAATACAAAACTCCAAATAAGGATAAATCAACTAGAATCAATGCAACAATAAAACTTTTTTTCCTCAGTGAAATGAACTAATCCAACTTCATAACGATACAGCTGATTCAGACATTATAATGTAATAAACATTAATTCTAGTTATGGCAACAGCCAAGTATAATTAACATTTTGATAACAAAAAACTACAAGCCAAAGACATAATACCTCATGGTAATTATCCAGTCATATGAATTTATTTCAAAACAACAGAGATCCTACTAGACAACTAGATATTGCTTCATCAATTATTGTGCAAGCAATGACTATTTATAGTACTCTATCAATTAAACAACCACGTTATACAAACCTGAAGGATCCAAGACGAGCTGTCGTATAGGTCGCTTGCCTTAGTAAACCAGCTGACAAACCCTGTCAAAAAAAATGTAAAACTTGAAGCAACAAACCAATTCAAGAAGCACAAAATAATGTGCTGTTGTAGGTGAAATGCCAGCACATGTCATTGAGGTGTTCAGATCAAACTAGAAAACCAGCATCATCGATACAAACATCATTTACAAAAAACAAAGGTCTGAAAGATAGATATGTAACAGAGGATAGGATGGGATACTTATGATCTGAGCCATGCAAAATCTGTATTCAATTCCGTACTTCCCCATCCAATGGTTGTACTTGTAGATAAAGATTAGACTCCTACAATCACTGCTAAGCTTAGTAACTCTAATTTTTATTTATTATCTCTGATGTATTCCTCTACTTAAATGTGCATGAATGGAAACTGTGGTTTCTCATGCTTCATGTGGTATTTCGATCTAGAAAAACATTATGTTCTTTACTTTTGGAGTGAATATCCAGGAACCCCAAGCTCTGGGTGGTAGTCTCATAAAACACCAGCTTTTGGAAAATTTATCACATAACCACAGTTTATGGGATCACAAAAACTGACAAGACACGCCCACATGGCAAGGACACAGGAAGATTAAAGTAATTGGGCTTATGATTATACAAAATTGGAGATTTGCAAGAGGATATAATGAGAATATAATTGGTGATGCAAATGGTACTATTTAGATTGATTAGTAGATCTTGCCATAGAAGCTATGGTTATGTgctgaaatttcaaaaaaattggattCAGTGTGACTATTGCCCCAAAGATTGGGTTTCCTTGATCTCTTACTTTTGAGTTCTCACAAATTCCAAACAATGATCAATATATCAACTTACAACTTTTTTTGTGATTGTAAATGTTTACTATAATCTTCTTCCAATATATTCAAGGTGAGAAAACATGCACAAATAAGAAACGATAGTTGTGAATACCAGATAACATTTACACGTTTAATTTATGTTTGTAAGCCGTGTTTTCCATGTGAACTGAGCAACTGACACTAGTACATGGCAAATGTACAGACGCCAGCAGAAAACACACAGAACAGTTCTGCAAAATATGAATAAAAACATCTGCAAGAACAAACCTTGTAAAAGGAACCAAGGCCCTCATTAGCATACATGGTCTTTGCGACCTGAGCTGCAGATCCCTCACCCAACTGGATCTTCACCTGAAACCAAAAACAGGAAAAGCTATATGAAATAGATATTTACACAATCTCCGTGTTTCAGCAAAAGCTATTAACATGGTTTATTTGTTGTGATCGTAAGACATAACATTCGACTCAACTCTCCAGCAAATCACCCACTTAACTATGATGGCATGTTGGTCGATGCTTCCAAAACATAGTGGTGTGGACTAATTATGTATATGCTGGAACATTCCAGCAGCAAATAGTAATAACAGAACAACATCTCAAGATCAACGAACTATTGCTAACTCATTAAGAATCAGTAAAGCCACGCCGACACACAGATCTTCTGGTAAGTAAGATAATAGCACACCACAGATTTAGTGGGATCTCCATGGAGGATCTAAGCTACCACATCGGGCAGTTTTGACTGTAGATAACAATAACGGATTGTGTCACCCCCACTTACACTCATGATGTGACAGTTTCCACAGATCTAAGAAACAAGAATAGCCACCCGCAGTCCCAGACTAGCGCACAACAAGTTCCCCTCCGTTAAGGGAGCTCACTCGAGGGTGCACTCGTCTTACTCAGATCTAACCAAGAGATGCGCAGAAATCTATCAACCCGATCCATCACTCGGCGTCCCGCGCATCCACCACAACCAACCACAGATCTAGGGCTACTCAACAAACCCAGCCACGGAATCGTATACCGCGAGTGAGCCGGAAACAAGAAAAGGATTCCGTACCTTGATCATGTCGATGGGCTGGATGACGCAGGTGGCGAGCATCCCGGAGGCGCCGCCATTGACGAATGGCTTGATCGTCTTCCAGACGCCGGTGGGCGCCGCGGCCTGCTGCTGCTTCGCGTCCGCCATCTCCTGCCGGCGAGATCTAGCCGGGCCGGGAGAGGAAGTGTAGCAGACGCGAGCCGAGGTAAGGCGATGTGAGCGAGGAGGAGGCCTAGATCGCTGGGTGCCGTTGCGCTTTTATTATTGTGCCGAGGGCGACGCGAGGAGATAACAGGATTACTTTTTCCCCGAGAAACAAAAGATAGGCGATAAAATACTACTTGGGCCGTAAAACTGTGTAATAAAGTAGCGCCGCGTTCTCGTGAGTGCCGTCGCGGCTGTGCGCGTGGACGTGGTGTACAGGAGGCGGTTGGAGGCGCAAGTTGGCACAAACAGGGTTGGAGAAGGTTTACGTCAGGAGGAGAAAAGTGCTGGTGGCGTATGGGATCTGTCCGTCCGTGGTTTGGGAGGGAGATCTTGTGCACGGTGGGCCCCTGGGCAGGCCCAATTGCTGGTGTGGTGGGAGGCGTGGTCCAGCCAACCTCGTCGCCGTAGTTCCCGTCCCCGCCATGTTTGTTTCTCCCGCTTGGACCATCTCCAGCCACTCGGTCTCCCAGACCGCCGAAAAAGAGCCCCCTGAAAATGAGCCGGCGCTAGATTGGCG
Proteins encoded in this window:
- the LOC123041637 gene encoding mitochondrial dicarboxylate/tricarboxylate transporter DTC produces the protein MADAKQQQAAAPTGVWKTIKPFVNGGASGMLATCVIQPIDMIKVKIQLGEGSAAQVAKTMYANEGLGSFYKGLSAGLLRQATYTTARLGSFRVLTNKAIEANDGKPLPLVQKAFIGLTAGAIGACVGSPADLALIRMQADSTLPAAQRRHYKNAFHALYRITADEGVLALWKGAGPTVVRAMSLNMGMLASYDQSVELFRDKLGAGEYQTVIGASAISGFCAAACSLPFDYVKTQIQKMQPDATGKYPYTGSLDCAMQTLKTGGPFKFYSGFPVYCVRIAPHVMMTWLFLNQIQKYQKKIGI